The Micromonospora sp. Llam0 genome includes a window with the following:
- a CDS encoding DegT/DnrJ/EryC1/StrS family aminotransferase yields the protein MERFDTALVLTRVLTSGVVMSIEKNDKELPALERLLTRRSGRSRAVLVNSRTAAVHAALCGQGIGHGDAAVLPGLDPAAASFVDWLGVRASDGPIPAFDLISLTPDNVDEFAAVARNRTAPALAVDLTGLGFGPAAAMLTDDERIWARAERLKIFGAFDLRTMWTQQEAEPGLAPGVQFNYRLSPLVAACVRMALMQAGTRTPAVTGGTQR from the coding sequence ATGGAACGGTTCGACACCGCGCTCGTCCTCACCCGGGTGCTGACCTCCGGCGTGGTGATGAGCATCGAGAAGAACGACAAGGAACTACCGGCACTGGAACGGCTGCTGACCAGACGCAGCGGCCGGTCCCGGGCGGTCCTGGTCAACAGCCGCACCGCCGCGGTCCACGCGGCGCTGTGCGGGCAGGGCATCGGACACGGCGACGCGGCCGTACTGCCCGGGCTCGACCCGGCCGCCGCCTCGTTCGTCGACTGGCTCGGGGTACGGGCCAGCGACGGTCCGATCCCGGCGTTCGACCTGATCAGCCTGACCCCGGACAACGTCGACGAGTTCGCCGCGGTCGCGCGCAACCGCACCGCGCCGGCGCTGGCCGTGGACCTGACCGGCCTCGGCTTCGGCCCGGCGGCGGCGATGCTCACCGACGACGAACGGATCTGGGCCCGCGCCGAGCGGCTGAAGATCTTCGGTGCCTTCGACCTGCGCACCATGTGGACGCAGCAGGAGGCCGAACCCGGCCTGGCGCCGGGTGTCCAGTTCAACTACCGGCTGAGCCCGCTGGTCGCCGCCTGTGTCCGGATGGCGCTGATGCAGGCCGGCACCCGTACGCCCGCAGTGACCGGAGGTACCCAGCGATGA
- a CDS encoding RimK family alpha-L-glutamate ligase produces MSGAPTDVLLSVTVLRPEERRLLGALRAQGLSARPALPPDIGEVLSGCEEPPRVALIRNLSHREALSIARRLERAGITTVNSASAIEVCGDKGLQALLFDRHGIGHPTTRHAFTHDQVRQAVAELGWPVVVKPPSGSWGRGVVRLCDQGELEAWTGGRESADAAGKLFPVLVQRYVDKPGHDLRVIVVGERPVVAFRRRSEHWRTNTHLGAQVERVEICAEIGRLCADVVAALGPGFYGVDLIEDRATGAMVVLEVNANPEFARSSDTHGVDVAGHCVAYATQVARSGLTLAA; encoded by the coding sequence ATGAGCGGCGCGCCTACCGACGTCCTGCTGTCGGTGACGGTGCTGCGCCCGGAGGAACGGCGGCTCCTGGGCGCCCTGCGCGCGCAGGGCCTGTCCGCCCGCCCGGCACTGCCACCCGACATCGGCGAGGTGCTTTCCGGCTGCGAGGAGCCGCCCCGGGTCGCGCTGATCAGGAACCTGTCGCACCGCGAGGCGCTGAGCATCGCCCGGCGTCTGGAGCGGGCCGGGATCACCACCGTCAACAGCGCCTCGGCGATCGAGGTCTGCGGCGACAAGGGCCTGCAGGCGCTGCTGTTCGATCGGCACGGCATCGGGCATCCGACGACCCGGCACGCGTTCACCCACGACCAGGTGCGCCAGGCCGTGGCGGAACTCGGCTGGCCGGTGGTGGTGAAACCACCGTCCGGGTCCTGGGGCCGGGGCGTCGTCCGGCTGTGCGACCAGGGCGAGCTGGAGGCGTGGACCGGCGGCCGGGAGTCCGCCGACGCGGCCGGCAAGCTGTTCCCCGTGCTGGTACAGCGGTACGTCGACAAGCCCGGCCACGACCTGCGCGTCATCGTCGTGGGTGAGCGTCCGGTCGTCGCGTTCCGGCGGCGCAGCGAACACTGGCGTACCAACACCCACCTGGGAGCCCAGGTGGAACGCGTGGAGATCTGCGCGGAGATCGGCCGGCTCTGTGCCGACGTCGTCGCCGCGCTGGGCCCCGGCTTCTACGGCGTGGACCTGATCGAGGACCGTGCCACCGGCGCGATGGTGGTGCTGGAGGTCAACGCGAACCCCGAGTTCGCCCGATCCTCCGACACCCACGGCGTGGACGTGGCCGGCCACTGCGTGGCGTACGCGACCCAGGTGGCGCGCTCCGGGCTCACCCTCGCCGCCTGA
- a CDS encoding lysine biosynthesis protein LysW, whose product MPVIADKAVVCLVCDSPLTIDGDAEKGEIIECSACGQEHELTAAADGVYEVCIAPEVEEDWGE is encoded by the coding sequence ATGCCGGTTATCGCCGACAAAGCTGTGGTCTGCCTCGTCTGCGACAGCCCGCTCACCATCGACGGCGACGCCGAGAAGGGCGAAATCATCGAGTGCTCGGCATGCGGCCAGGAGCACGAACTGACGGCGGCGGCCGACGGCGTGTACGAGGTCTGCATCGCACCGGAGGTGGAGGAGGACTGGGGCGAATGA